GACATCGAGCCAGGCAGACGGTGCCGGACGCGAGGGAAAAGCAGGCGAGCGGGTTCGCCCGCAGGCGACCTTCTCTGGAGGCCGTGGTGCATCGCGCCGCCGCGTCAACGACCCTGTGACATTCAGTGAACTCGAGCCGATGCGAGGCTCCGTCAGGCCATGCGAGAAGGTTCCATGGAGCATCGCCACCTGGGACGGACGGGACTGCAGGTGTCCGTGCTCGGCTCTGGCGCCGGACACGTAGGTGGCGTCCGAGTGCATCACCCGCGGCGTGGACCAGGTCCTCATGCGCTTATGCACCGACGTGCTCGACGTGGTACATTTCCACTCGTGCCCGCTGGAGGTGCTCCAGCGCCCCGGGCTGGTGGAAGCGCTGGTTCGTGCAGTCGAGGAAGGAAAGGTCCGCGCGGCCGCCTACTCCGGTGACAATGCCGCCATGGAGTACGCGGCAGTGCGCATGACCTCAGCGAGTACTGGCACCGGATGCGGCCCCTGGCGCTCGACTCGCGGGGCTGGACTGGAGCGAGGAAGGACCTCTGCCCTCGGACTTCGTGGAAGCCATCCGCGACGCGTGCCGTCGGTGTGGTGCGGGTTGGGATGGGACGATTTGAGTCTGCACGTCAGCGACGCTTCCGCTGAGGGACTCCTCGGTGCGGCGTTTCATGTGTTCCGGCATGCTCGTCCGTCTTGACGCCTGGATGCGGCTGGGCATCCAGGCCAGTCCCGGAAACATCGTGAAAGCTCGGCGTGAAACGCTGGAGACGGCCCGGAACAGTGTTCGCGGCATGTGGACACGTCCGCCTTGATGCAACGAAGCTGTGACACAGAAGGCCGGGCCCCCTCGCATCTCCGCGAGAAACCCGTGACAATCAACGAAATGAACCTGCGACTCTCGATACGCTCCCTGTTGATACTCTCCCTCACAGTCGCTCCCGCACTCTCCGGCTGTGGTTCCGATGACGTCGATCCGACGCCGGACGCGGGATTTGATGCGGGTGTTCAGCCCGACGCGGGCATTGAGCCGGACGCGGGCATTGAGCCGGACGCGGGCATTGAGCCGGACGCGGGTACTGAGCCGGACGCTGGCACTGAGCCCGAGCCCGAGCCCGACGCAGGCACTGAGCCGGACGCAGGCACTGAGCCGGACGCAGGCACTGAGCCCGACGCAGGTACCGAGCCCGACGCTGGCACAGAGCCCGACGCTGGCACAGAGCCCGACGCTGGCACAGAGCCCGACGCTGGCACCGAGCCGGACGCGGGTACCGACTCGGACGGGGGCACTGACCCCGACGCTGGCACCGACTCGGACGGGGGCACTGCTCCCGACGCTGGCACCGACTCGGACGGGGGCACTGACCCCGACGCTGGCACCGACCCCGACGCTGGCACCGACCCGGACGGGGGCACTGACCCCGACGCTGGCACCGACTCGGACGGAGGCACTGCCCCCGACGCTGGCACCGAGCCGGATCCGTTCACCGTTTGCGAGGGCGAGTGCCAGGAAACCGCGACCACGATTCGATTGGGCGAGAACCAGCGTGTCTTGACCAGCGCCTACTTCGGATATGAAGAGACGGACAACCCGGAGGCCCCTTGGGAGCTTTGGATCGAGCTCAACAACAGCGCGCCGGGTGAGTGCCCCTCCGAGGATTCGCCGCTCCCGCCGCAGTTGGTCAACGTTCACAAGGTGAGGATGCCGGTGGACGCAACGCCGCAGGTAGGATCCATGCCGGGCGAGCCGACAGCGACGCTCGTCGACTTCGAGGGTGTGCTCACTACTGCGTACTTCCTGCACAGCACGAGCCTCACCTTCACACCTGTGGCGGCCTCGCTCTGCCCCACCTGCGTCCTGAGCGGTACCCCTCCCGAATCGCACTTCGTGGCCTTCGACTTGAATGGCCTCTACGCCAATGGCGCCATCACCGGCCACGGGTACGCCACCTACTGCCCCTCGCTCGACTCCTTCAAGCGCAGGAAGTAACCGCGGTTCGGCTCACCTCACGGTGAGTCGGACCTGCCCAGGCCCCTGGCACAGGGGCCTGGGCGCACCGGTCGGAAGCCCATCCGCTCTTGGAGTTGGACGCACCTACCGAGCTGCCCATTGGCCTGACGCTGGAAGCGGGCGATGGCCTCCATGAGGTTCGCCGACGTCGCCCTCCAATCCGGGGCTGCGGCATACGCCTTCGTCGCGGTCGTCGAGCTCGGCGCGGCACTCTTTGCATTGGAGGATGAGCCCATGCCCAGCAGACTTCGCATTGCATGAAAGACAGGCTGCCGGGTCGTGATAGCCACGGCGCCCCCCCAATGCATACGAGTTGGAGGCATTCTAGGGCAGACATTCGGTGGGTGGACTCGTGGGACCCCCTACACCGCCTGACATTGTGAAATCCTAAACGCTGTCAGACCCAGCCCGCTGGGGCAGCCATCTGGAAGAACACGGTGGTGACGCGCTTCATGCGGGGTAACTCAGACCACGCAAGCGCGCCGGAGGGCCGACGCGGGCGGGCTTTCCAGCGACGCCGCGTCCCTCAGCGACATCAAATTCCCAGAGTCGGCGCTGATGCGGAGTCGGCGTTCGGCGCCATGCACCCGCGCTGGTAATGCTCCAGCGCCCGAATGAAGCGCTCGCGCTCTGGAGCGGGCCACTCGGCTGGCAGCTTCTCCACCGCGCGGCGCTGTTCCTGCACGGCCTGCGCGCACTGATTTGTCCCGGCCATCACCGCCGCGGACGTCTCCAGGACATAGGGGTTGTCGAATGCGAAGGCGCGAGCCCGCTTCACCAGCGGCGCGGCGTCCGCGTACTGGCCCTCCTGGATATGAAACCAGGCCACTTCGTTGGCGGCCCACCAGGACGCGGGTGCAAGCGATTGAAAGCGGCGCAACGCTTCTCGGTACAAGCCGTCCTCGGGCCCTTCCTTCGCGAGCAGGACGGCGAGGTTTCCCCAAGCCAACGGGCTCGCAGGAGAGCCCACCGCCCGGGCCCGCGCCCATTCAAGCCGCAACCGAGGCTCAAGCACCTTCGCCATGGGCGCATCCCTCCTCGCTGGATTGAATTGGAGGGAGATGATGTAAGGCAATTCGATGGGATGCCCCGCCAGCGTCGCGGGGTGATACCGCATCTTCATTGCGTATTCGAGCAGCGACTCCTCGACACCTTTCGCGCCGCGTTCAAGGACCGTGCAGTCCCGGAGAACTCCATCCAAGGCCAGTCGACAGCGAAGTACGCCCACGGTGAAGAGCTGCTTCATGACCACTTCTTCGGGAAAGTGGGGCGTCGCTTCGTTGCGCCTTCGGGGTAACTCGAAGCGCTCGCGCAGGAAGACACAGGCATCCAGCAGGCCAGACAGACACGCGCCTTTGAGGTCATCCACGGCATCACGGACCTGCTGTGCCGTGGGCGTCCCACTCAGCGTCGCGGAGGCTTCCCCATAGACGGCCAGCGCCTGCTCCGGCTCCACGAGAACCTGGGGCTCTTCCTGGAAGATGCTGGCTGGCGCTGGCGTGTAGTTGTCGAAGGAAGACTCGCGGTCGTTCGCGTAGCGGTCCATCGCC
This region of Myxococcus xanthus genomic DNA includes:
- a CDS encoding lipoprotein; amino-acid sequence: MHRCLLSLSSLVLLAAGCRHANLPDLPASHGALSMAMDRYANDRESSFDNYTPAPASIFQEEPQVLVEPEQALAVYGEASATLSGTPTAQQVRDAVDDLKGACLSGLLDACVFLRERFELPRRRNEATPHFPEEVVMKQLFTVGVLRCRLALDGVLRDCTVLERGAKGVEESLLEYAMKMRYHPATLAGHPIELPYIISLQFNPARRDAPMAKVLEPRLRLEWARARAVGSPASPLAWGNLAVLLAKEGPEDGLYREALRRFQSLAPASWWAANEVAWFHIQEGQYADAAPLVKRARAFAFDNPYVLETSAAVMAGTNQCAQAVQEQRRAVEKLPAEWPAPERERFIRALEHYQRGCMAPNADSASAPTLGI